Proteins encoded in a region of the Phacochoerus africanus isolate WHEZ1 chromosome 8, ROS_Pafr_v1, whole genome shotgun sequence genome:
- the SPATA33 gene encoding spermatogenesis-associated protein 33 isoform X4 — protein MAGPAAAGLAGAAGRESPSGVEGANRRRLAAGRALPGHLPFRRPGPLARARPPPEGRGVAMVTAGSAPRPRGHCEEPERHIYSIPKAKERLMDRPPPEPERPPDTEPLESPQLEKEAAEQEWPVSEVQGKARKGPSLRRKPGLRQPQGPAASGHQALLEADGNILITAHSWASFQRKPC, from the exons ATGGCGGGTCCCGCAGCGGCAGGCCTGGCAGGAGCGGCGGGACGGGAATCTCCCAGCGGCGTCGAAGGAGCCAACCGGCGCAGGCTGGCGGCCGGGCGGGCACTTCCGGGTCACCTCCCCTTCCGGCGGCCGGGCCCTCTCGCGAGAGCGCGGCCCCCTCCCGAGGGCCGCGGCGTTGCCATGGTGACCGCCGGGTCCGCGCCGCGGCCGCGGGGCCACT GTGAGGAGCCGGAGAGACACATCTATTCAATCCCCAAGGCCAAGGAAAGGCTGATGGACAGGCCCCCCCCAGAGCCTGAGAGGCCTCCAGACACTGAGCCTTTGGAGAGCCCACAACTGGAGAAAGAGGCAGCTGAGCAGGAATGGCCTGTGTCTGAAGTCCAAG GAAAGGCCAGAAAAGGCCCATCTCTACGGAGGAAGCCTGGGCTAAGGCAGCCACAGGGACCGGCTGCAAGTGGGCACCAGGCACTTTTGGAGGCCGATGGAAATATTCTTATAActgcccactcctgggcatcgttccagagaaaaccatgttga
- the SPATA33 gene encoding spermatogenesis-associated protein 33 isoform X5 codes for MAGPAAAGLAGAAGRESPSGVEGANRRRLAAGRALPGHLPFRRPGPLARARPPPEGRGVAMVTAGSAPRPRGHCEEPERHIYSIPKAKERLMDRPPPEPERPPDTEPLESPQLEKEAAEQEWPVSEVQGGNTAGRPLRGAQPWERPEKAHLYGGSLG; via the exons ATGGCGGGTCCCGCAGCGGCAGGCCTGGCAGGAGCGGCGGGACGGGAATCTCCCAGCGGCGTCGAAGGAGCCAACCGGCGCAGGCTGGCGGCCGGGCGGGCACTTCCGGGTCACCTCCCCTTCCGGCGGCCGGGCCCTCTCGCGAGAGCGCGGCCCCCTCCCGAGGGCCGCGGCGTTGCCATGGTGACCGCCGGGTCCGCGCCGCGGCCGCGGGGCCACT GTGAGGAGCCGGAGAGACACATCTATTCAATCCCCAAGGCCAAGGAAAGGCTGATGGACAGGCCCCCCCCAGAGCCTGAGAGGCCTCCAGACACTGAGCCTTTGGAGAGCCCACAACTGGAGAAAGAGGCAGCTGAGCAGGAATGGCCTGTGTCTGAAGTCCAAG GCGGGAACACAGCGGGAAGGCCGCTCCGTGGAGCACAGCCCTGG GAAAGGCCAGAAAAGGCCCATCTCTACGGAGGAAGCCTGGGCTAA
- the SPATA33 gene encoding spermatogenesis-associated protein 33 isoform X3, with protein sequence MAGPAAAGLAGAAGRESPSGVEGANRRRLAAGRALPGHLPFRRPGPLARARPPPEGRGVAMVTAGSAPRPRGHCEEPERHIYSIPKAKERLMDRPPPEPERPPDTEPLESPQLEKEAAEQEWPVSEVQGGNTAGRPLRGAQPWVRRGVGALCLGQGHGGKDVAGKRVLPERPEKAHLYGGSLG encoded by the exons ATGGCGGGTCCCGCAGCGGCAGGCCTGGCAGGAGCGGCGGGACGGGAATCTCCCAGCGGCGTCGAAGGAGCCAACCGGCGCAGGCTGGCGGCCGGGCGGGCACTTCCGGGTCACCTCCCCTTCCGGCGGCCGGGCCCTCTCGCGAGAGCGCGGCCCCCTCCCGAGGGCCGCGGCGTTGCCATGGTGACCGCCGGGTCCGCGCCGCGGCCGCGGGGCCACT GTGAGGAGCCGGAGAGACACATCTATTCAATCCCCAAGGCCAAGGAAAGGCTGATGGACAGGCCCCCCCCAGAGCCTGAGAGGCCTCCAGACACTGAGCCTTTGGAGAGCCCACAACTGGAGAAAGAGGCAGCTGAGCAGGAATGGCCTGTGTCTGAAGTCCAAG GCGGGAACACAGCGGGAAGGCCGCTCCGTGGAGCACAGCCCTGGGTGAGAAGGGGTGTGGGCGCTCTCTGCCTGGGCCAGGGTCACGGAGGAAAGGACGTTGCTGGGAAAAGAGTGCTGCCG GAAAGGCCAGAAAAGGCCCATCTCTACGGAGGAAGCCTGGGCTAA
- the CHMP1A gene encoding charged multivesicular body protein 1a — protein sequence MDDTLFQLKFTAKQLEKLAKKAEKDSKAEQAKVKKALQQKNVECARVYAENAIRKKNEGVNWLRMASRVDAVASKVQTAVTMKGVTKNMAQVTKALDRALSTMDLQKVSAVMDKFEQQVQNLDVHTAVMEDSMSSATTLTTPQEQVDSLIMQIAEENGLEVLDQLSQLPEGASAVGESSVRSQEDQLSRRLAALRN from the exons ATGGACG ATACTCTGTTCCAGTTGAAG TTCACAGCGAAGCAGCTGGAGAAGCTAGCCAAGAAGGCGGAGAAGGACTCCAAGGCGGAGCAGGCCAAGGTGAAGAAG GCCCTTCAGCAGAAGAACGTGGAGTGTGCGCGGGTGTACGCCGAGAACGCCATTCGCAAGAAGAATGAGGGTGTGAACTGGCTGCGCATGGCGTCCCGCGTGGATGCGGTGGCCTCCAAGGTGCAGACGGCCGTGACCATGAAGGGG GTGACGAAGAACATGGCACAGGTGACCAAAGCCCTGGACCGCGCGCTCAGCACCATGGACCTGCAGAAGGTCTCTGCGGTGATGGATAAGTTTGAGCAGCAGGTGCAGAACCTGGACGTGCACACGGCG GTGATGGAGGACTCCATGAGCTCGGCCACCACGCTGACCACGCCGCAGGAGCAGGTGGACAGCCTCATCATGCAGATCGCTGAGGAGAACGGCCTGGAGGTCCTGGACCAGCTCAGCCAGCTGCCCGAGGGCGCCTCCGCCGTGGGCGAGAGCTCCGTGCGCAGCCAGGAGGACCAGCTGTCTCGGAG GTTGGCTGCCCTGAGGAACTAG
- the DPEP1 gene encoding dipeptidase 1 isoform X2, protein MWTSWWLWPLVAACAADQFRDLAVRIMQDTPVIDGHNDLPWQLLRLFNNQLQDPGANLSSLAHTHTNIPKLKAGFVGGQFWSAYVPCDTQNRDAVRRTLEQMDVIQRMCQAYPETFACVTSSTGIRQAFREGKVASLVGVEGGHSIDSSLGVLRALYHLGMRYMTLTHSCNTPWADNWLVDKGDDKAQSQGLSHFGQSVVKEMNRLGVMIDLAHVSVATMTAALKLSQAPVIFSHSSAYSLCPHRRNVPDDVLQLVKETGSLVMVNFYNDYVSCSAKANLSQVADHLDHIKKVAGAAAVGFGGDYDGVSRVPSGLEDVSKYPDLVAELLRRQWTEAEVRGALADNLLRVFEAVEQASNHAQAPGEEPIPLGQLEASCRTNYGYSAAPSLHLPPGSLLASLVPLLLLLLSLP, encoded by the exons ATGTGGACCAGCTGGTGGCTCTGGCCCCTGGTGGCCGCCTGCGCTGCGGACCAATTCCGGGACCTGGCGGTGAGGATCATGCAGGACACGCCTGTCATTGACGG GCACAATGACCTGCCTTGGCAGCTGCTGCGTCTGTTCAACAATCAGCTTCAGGACCCGGGGGCCAACCTCTCCAGCCTGGCCCACACGCACACCAACATCCCCAAGCTGAAGGCTGGCTTTGTGGGCGGCCAG TTCTGGTCCGCGTATGTGCCCTGCGACACCCAGAACAGAGACGCCGTGAGGAGGACCCTGGAGCAGATGGACGTCATCCAGCGCATGTGCCAGGCGTATCCCGAGACCTTCGCCTGCGTCACCAGCAGCACAG GCATCCGGCAGGCCTTCCGGGAGGGCAAGGTGGCCAGCCTGGTGGGCGTGGAGGGTGGCCACTCCATCGACAGCAGCCTGGGTGTCCTGAGGGCCCTCTACCACCTGGGCATGCGGTACATGACACTCACCCACAGCTGCAACACGCCCTG GGCCGACAACTGGCTGGTGGACAAGGGCGATGACAAGGCCCAGAGCCAAGGCCTGTCGCACTTTGGGCAG AGCGTTGTGAAGGAGATGAACCGGCTGGGCGTCATGATCGACTTGGCCCACGTGTCCGTGGCCACCATGACGGCTGCTCTGAAGCTGTCCCAGGCCCCCGTCATCTTCAGCCACTCCTCGGCCTACAGTCTGTGCCCGCACCGGCGCAACGTGCCGGATGACGTGCTCCAGCTGGTG AAGGAGACGGGCAGCCTTGTGATGGTCAATTTCTACAACGACTACGTTTCCTGCTCGGCCAAGGCCAACTTGTCCCAAGTGGCAG ATCACCTGGACCACATCAAGAAGGTGGCGGGAGCTGCGGCCGTGGGCTTCGGTGGGGACTACGATGGTGTGTCCAG GGTCCCCTCGGGCCTGGAGGACGTGTCCAAGTACCCAGACCTGGTGGCCGAGCTGCTCAGGAGGCAGTGGACGGAGGCCGAGGTCAGGGGCGCCCTGGCCGACAACCTGCTGAGGGTCTTCGAGGCAGTGGAGCAG GCCAGCAATCACGCTCAGGCCCCAGGGGAGGAGCCCATCCCGCTGGGCCAGCTGGAGGCTTCCTGCCGGACGAACTACGGCTACTCAGCCGCCCCCAGCCTCCACCTCCCGCCGGGCTCGCTGCTGGCCTCCCTcgtgcccctcctcctcctcctcctcagtctTCCGTGA
- the DPEP1 gene encoding dipeptidase 1 isoform X1: MWTSWWLWPLVAACAADQFRDLAVRIMQDTPVIDGHNDLPWQLLRLFNNQLQDPGANLSSLAHTHTNIPKLKAGFVGGQFWSAYVPCDTQNRDAVRRTLEQMDVIQRMCQAYPETFACVTSSTGIRQAFREGKVASLVGVEGGHSIDSSLGVLRALYHLGMRYMTLTHSCNTPCSPRADNWLVDKGDDKAQSQGLSHFGQSVVKEMNRLGVMIDLAHVSVATMTAALKLSQAPVIFSHSSAYSLCPHRRNVPDDVLQLVKETGSLVMVNFYNDYVSCSAKANLSQVADHLDHIKKVAGAAAVGFGGDYDGVSRVPSGLEDVSKYPDLVAELLRRQWTEAEVRGALADNLLRVFEAVEQASNHAQAPGEEPIPLGQLEASCRTNYGYSAAPSLHLPPGSLLASLVPLLLLLLSLP; the protein is encoded by the exons ATGTGGACCAGCTGGTGGCTCTGGCCCCTGGTGGCCGCCTGCGCTGCGGACCAATTCCGGGACCTGGCGGTGAGGATCATGCAGGACACGCCTGTCATTGACGG GCACAATGACCTGCCTTGGCAGCTGCTGCGTCTGTTCAACAATCAGCTTCAGGACCCGGGGGCCAACCTCTCCAGCCTGGCCCACACGCACACCAACATCCCCAAGCTGAAGGCTGGCTTTGTGGGCGGCCAG TTCTGGTCCGCGTATGTGCCCTGCGACACCCAGAACAGAGACGCCGTGAGGAGGACCCTGGAGCAGATGGACGTCATCCAGCGCATGTGCCAGGCGTATCCCGAGACCTTCGCCTGCGTCACCAGCAGCACAG GCATCCGGCAGGCCTTCCGGGAGGGCAAGGTGGCCAGCCTGGTGGGCGTGGAGGGTGGCCACTCCATCGACAGCAGCCTGGGTGTCCTGAGGGCCCTCTACCACCTGGGCATGCGGTACATGACACTCACCCACAGCTGCAACACGCCCTG CTCTCCCAGGGCCGACAACTGGCTGGTGGACAAGGGCGATGACAAGGCCCAGAGCCAAGGCCTGTCGCACTTTGGGCAG AGCGTTGTGAAGGAGATGAACCGGCTGGGCGTCATGATCGACTTGGCCCACGTGTCCGTGGCCACCATGACGGCTGCTCTGAAGCTGTCCCAGGCCCCCGTCATCTTCAGCCACTCCTCGGCCTACAGTCTGTGCCCGCACCGGCGCAACGTGCCGGATGACGTGCTCCAGCTGGTG AAGGAGACGGGCAGCCTTGTGATGGTCAATTTCTACAACGACTACGTTTCCTGCTCGGCCAAGGCCAACTTGTCCCAAGTGGCAG ATCACCTGGACCACATCAAGAAGGTGGCGGGAGCTGCGGCCGTGGGCTTCGGTGGGGACTACGATGGTGTGTCCAG GGTCCCCTCGGGCCTGGAGGACGTGTCCAAGTACCCAGACCTGGTGGCCGAGCTGCTCAGGAGGCAGTGGACGGAGGCCGAGGTCAGGGGCGCCCTGGCCGACAACCTGCTGAGGGTCTTCGAGGCAGTGGAGCAG GCCAGCAATCACGCTCAGGCCCCAGGGGAGGAGCCCATCCCGCTGGGCCAGCTGGAGGCTTCCTGCCGGACGAACTACGGCTACTCAGCCGCCCCCAGCCTCCACCTCCCGCCGGGCTCGCTGCTGGCCTCCCTcgtgcccctcctcctcctcctcctcagtctTCCGTGA